In Rickettsiales bacterium, one DNA window encodes the following:
- a CDS encoding ATP-binding cassette domain-containing protein — protein sequence MTDKIIVKNLHKSFGAKHVLKGIDLEIKKGESLVVIGGSGTGKSVLIKSIIGLLNPDNGSVLIDGEEITNLSGKKHAKVMQKFGYLFQGGALFDSLPIWKNIAFVPIQNSMMSLKAARKLAIHKLESVGLDGTVADLYPAELSGGMQKRAALARAIALDPEIIFFDEPTTGLDPIMSAIINDLIKKNSKQLGATTITITHDLISAAHIADRIAMLYEGKLVWQGPMNKLHSSGNPYVEQFVSGSVEGPIKIKIQDH from the coding sequence ATGACAGATAAAATTATTGTAAAAAACTTGCATAAATCCTTCGGAGCTAAACATGTTCTCAAAGGAATTGACCTTGAAATTAAGAAGGGTGAATCTTTAGTTGTTATTGGTGGATCTGGAACGGGGAAGTCAGTATTAATTAAAAGTATTATTGGTCTTTTAAATCCTGATAATGGATCAGTTTTAATAGATGGTGAAGAGATAACCAATCTTAGTGGAAAAAAACATGCTAAAGTGATGCAGAAATTTGGATATTTATTTCAGGGTGGCGCTTTATTTGATAGTTTGCCAATTTGGAAAAATATTGCTTTTGTTCCTATTCAGAATAGTATGATGTCTTTAAAAGCAGCAAGAAAATTAGCTATTCACAAGCTTGAGTCTGTAGGATTAGATGGTACCGTTGCTGATCTTTATCCCGCTGAGTTATCAGGTGGTATGCAAAAAAGAGCAGCTTTAGCTAGGGCGATTGCTTTAGACCCAGAAATTATTTTTTTTGATGAGCCTACTACTGGTTTAGATCCTATTATGTCAGCAATAATTAATGACTTAATTAAGAAAAATTCTAAACAACTTGGTGCAACAACCATCACTATCACCCATGACTTAATTAGTGCAGCTCATATTGCTGATAGAATTGCTATGCTATATGAAGGAAAGCTTGTGTGGCAGGGGCCTATGAATAAGCTTCATTCTTCTGGTAATCCTTATGTTGAGCAATTTGTTTCTGGTTCTGTTGAAGGGCCAATTAAAATTAAGATACAGGATCATTAA
- a CDS encoding ABC transporter permease: protein MSSIVVTSFLANIGRAVLNFFAETGRVSIFCFSTIVGAFRRPFYIKPILEQMVEIGYYSLPVVGLTAIFTGAVLALQSYTGFSRFSAESAIATVVVLSITRELGPVLAGLMVAGRVGASMAAEIGTMRITEQLDALVTLSTNPIKYLVTPRVIAAVIMMPCLVVVADIIGVMGGYLISVYSLGFSSEIYLQNTFQYLEVEDITSGLIKSGVFGFIISIIGCYSGYHSQKGAQGVGNSTTTAVVLASILILLSNYLLTKVFFS, encoded by the coding sequence ATGAGTAGTATTGTAGTAACAAGTTTTTTAGCGAATATTGGTAGAGCGGTTCTTAACTTCTTTGCAGAGACAGGAAGAGTTAGTATATTCTGTTTTTCTACTATTGTTGGAGCGTTCCGTAGACCGTTTTATATTAAGCCTATTTTAGAGCAGATGGTTGAAATAGGTTATTATTCGCTGCCGGTGGTTGGATTAACTGCAATTTTTACTGGTGCTGTATTGGCTTTGCAAAGCTATACTGGTTTTTCAAGGTTTTCGGCGGAAAGTGCTATAGCCACAGTGGTGGTATTATCTATCACTCGTGAATTAGGTCCTGTGCTTGCAGGCCTAATGGTTGCAGGAAGAGTCGGAGCTTCCATGGCTGCTGAAATTGGAACTATGCGAATCACTGAGCAATTAGATGCTTTGGTTACTTTATCAACCAATCCTATAAAATATTTAGTAACTCCAAGAGTTATAGCTGCAGTTATTATGATGCCATGTTTAGTAGTAGTTGCTGATATAATTGGAGTGATGGGGGGGTATCTTATTTCAGTCTATAGCTTAGGTTTTAGCTCTGAAATTTATTTACAAAACACATTTCAATATTTAGAAGTAGAGGATATTACTTCTGGATTAATTAAATCTGGAGTATTTGGGTTTATTATCTCTATAATAGGTTGCTATAGTGGATATCATTCTCAAAAAGGCGCTCAAGGTGTTGGTAATTCCACTACCACTGCTGTAGTGCTTGCTTCTATTTTAATATTATTATCCAATTACTTATTAACCAAAGTATTTTTTAGTTAG
- a CDS encoding YdcF family protein — MSSSKILYVIFFIIFIWMLGFALFLSKISHEKIELNERADAIIVLTGAKGRIDAGLQLLSFDYGKHLFISGVGQNVPLKDLSKFLSSFSSDYVETLKSSITLDHFADSTEGNAIESLEWIKNNGYKKIILVTSNYHMPRSLRLFKNSMPNIEIIPYPVVNNINYQQAFLEYNKFLVCLIK, encoded by the coding sequence GTGAGTTCTTCTAAAATTCTATACGTTATATTCTTTATAATTTTTATATGGATGCTTGGTTTTGCTTTATTCTTAAGCAAGATCTCTCATGAAAAAATAGAATTAAATGAAAGAGCCGATGCAATCATTGTTTTAACTGGAGCAAAGGGTAGAATAGATGCAGGGCTACAGCTATTATCTTTCGATTATGGAAAACACCTATTCATCTCAGGCGTTGGGCAAAACGTTCCCTTAAAAGACCTAAGTAAATTTCTATCATCTTTTTCTAGTGATTATGTGGAAACTTTAAAATCTTCTATTACTTTAGATCATTTTGCTGATTCCACTGAAGGCAATGCCATTGAAAGCCTGGAATGGATTAAAAATAATGGTTATAAGAAAATAATTTTAGTCACCTCAAATTACCATATGCCACGCAGCTTACGACTGTTTAAAAACTCTATGCCGAATATAGAAATTATTCCATATCCGGTAGTAAATAACATTAATTATCAACAAGCCTTTCTGGAGTATAATAAATTTTTAGTATGTTTAATCAAATAA
- a CDS encoding CNNM domain-containing protein, with protein MLELFIISISIIVPLSLSCILSASETAVTAMSGAKIHKLKKDGNKRARIISKLKEDREGLISTILLANNTCNILASTMSAAFLIKIFGGEGIIYSTVIMTALIIVFAEVLPKTYAIAHPEKLALKFAYFLKITVTICKPITGMINKFVSIFKISPNYDDNLVSPTDEIKGAIDLHHRQGRFDQDNKYMLDGVFFLEETNVSEVMTHRKNIESINIDLGIKEILAQVKESGYTRIPMWKDNPDNIVGVLNTRELLDTLLDGQKLNKININDLIVEPIFVHENTTLGEQLSNFKERKIRFAMVIDEYGDIQGLITLADILEEVIGSVQEEGDDEVILKDGACVVKGEVTIRDLNRALDWHLPDEDASTIAGLVIHEAERIPEVGEEFKFYKFYFTILSKNGNQLTSIKVKKV; from the coding sequence ATGCTTGAATTATTTATTATATCTATTTCCATTATCGTTCCTCTTTCTTTGTCTTGTATACTTTCGGCTTCTGAAACAGCTGTGACCGCTATGTCTGGTGCTAAAATTCATAAATTAAAAAAAGATGGTAACAAAAGAGCAAGAATTATTAGTAAATTAAAGGAAGATAGAGAAGGTTTAATTAGTACTATTTTACTTGCTAATAATACTTGTAACATTCTTGCTTCCACTATGTCTGCGGCTTTTTTAATTAAAATTTTTGGTGGAGAAGGAATTATATATTCTACAGTAATTATGACGGCATTAATTATTGTTTTTGCTGAAGTGTTACCTAAAACCTATGCTATCGCGCATCCTGAGAAGCTTGCATTAAAGTTTGCTTATTTTTTAAAAATTACAGTTACTATTTGTAAACCCATTACTGGAATGATTAATAAATTTGTCTCTATATTTAAAATTTCTCCAAATTATGATGATAATCTCGTTTCTCCAACAGATGAGATTAAGGGAGCCATTGATTTGCATCATAGACAAGGTAGGTTTGATCAAGATAATAAATATATGCTAGATGGAGTCTTTTTTTTAGAAGAGACAAATGTTAGCGAGGTTATGACGCATCGTAAGAATATAGAAAGTATTAATATAGATTTAGGTATTAAAGAAATTTTAGCTCAAGTTAAGGAGTCTGGTTATACTCGCATCCCAATGTGGAAAGACAATCCCGATAATATAGTGGGAGTTTTAAACACCCGTGAATTGCTTGATACTTTATTAGATGGTCAGAAGCTTAATAAGATAAATATAAATGATTTAATTGTTGAGCCAATATTTGTTCATGAAAATACCACCTTAGGAGAGCAATTATCTAACTTCAAAGAACGAAAAATTCGTTTTGCAATGGTTATTGATGAATATGGAGATATTCAAGGCTTGATAACTTTAGCTGATATTTTAGAAGAAGTTATAGGCAGTGTTCAAGAAGAGGGAGATGATGAAGTGATTCTTAAAGATGGTGCTTGTGTTGTTAAAGGGGAAGTAACTATCCGTGATCTTAACAGGGCATTAGATTGGCATTTGCCTGATGAAGATGCCAGTACCATTGCAGGTTTAGTTATTCATGAGGCTGAGAGAATTCCTGAGGTTGGAGAAGAATTCAAATTCTATAAATTCTATTTTACTATTCTATCTAAGAATGGTAATCAACTAACCAGTATTAAAGTCAAGAAGGTTTAA
- a CDS encoding 1-acyl-sn-glycerol-3-phosphate acyltransferase, which translates to MGILFFPVVFMPTHIIILVVGKIWAQGLYFFLKILCNLKLDLKGVENRPKVPAIYASKHQSALETFMYHILVHKPVFVLKKELLNIPVFGYYLKKMGMIAIDRSGGIKSLKILLKEVQDKLDDGYSIIIFPEGTRTKPGNQVEYNAGIAAIYNLKAASIIPIALNTGCFWPKDSFLKKPGKFTIEFLPAISNDLNKKEFMSQLEEQIETKSKELII; encoded by the coding sequence GTGGGAATACTATTTTTTCCAGTGGTGTTTATGCCAACTCATATTATTATATTAGTGGTAGGCAAAATCTGGGCCCAAGGTCTTTATTTCTTTCTTAAAATATTATGTAATTTAAAGCTTGATCTAAAAGGGGTAGAAAACCGTCCTAAAGTCCCTGCTATTTATGCCTCTAAGCATCAATCAGCCTTAGAGACATTCATGTATCATATTCTTGTACATAAACCTGTATTTGTTTTAAAGAAAGAATTACTTAATATTCCAGTATTTGGATATTATTTAAAAAAAATGGGGATGATTGCCATAGATAGATCAGGAGGAATTAAAAGCCTAAAAATTCTTTTAAAAGAAGTACAAGATAAGTTAGATGATGGCTATTCCATAATTATCTTCCCTGAAGGAACCAGAACCAAACCTGGAAATCAAGTAGAATATAATGCTGGGATTGCTGCTATTTATAATCTCAAAGCGGCCAGTATAATCCCCATAGCTTTAAACACTGGGTGTTTCTGGCCTAAAGATTCTTTCCTTAAAAAACCAGGTAAATTCACAATAGAATTTCTTCCCGCCATATCTAATGATCTGAATAAAAAAGAATTCATGAGTCAATTGGAAGAACAAATAGAAACCAAGTCAAAAGAACTAATTATTTAA
- a CDS encoding ankyrin repeat domain-containing protein produces the protein MYYQKLYSAVKSGDLKTVIALVEEDKIDVNFRNYYGSTALYYASAKGQIKVVRYLVEKAKADINTKNNLGLTPLHYACEKGQIKVVRYLVEKAKADINAKSNTGLTPLHYACEEGAIEVVIYLVEEAKTTAYDQILNDSTSLYYASIGGNHAVVRYLIEEVGIYINALDKNGETVLEKLENRDILNYSGRLKSYNLLKSADIGQKLFAQSELTKEEQVFIASDDYTPTYFNNLKSKSIAEKKFLMVETSVEEDDFLNSESYNLKFSERHQQISKAVKALGEHLKVAKTEGEYKWNSEERILEGEVLQIEPQSLKGFDIPKDATNVIASFLKTGDTEKISLLSYSIAKDLGKIEQRLPPLEIGLLPQDIIDIGTIDLNTELLSPWAWFTIGYTAGSFAINPGLRCVDNYMDEQALNRSCSEYYKDVLSIDNLFSTAASYVGNYIASALSLRSIHGINIQDMYIYHHYPTMLGLAVASVPVLLEVVL, from the coding sequence ATGTATTATCAAAAATTATATTCAGCTGTCAAAAGTGGAGACCTTAAAACTGTAATAGCTTTAGTAGAAGAAGATAAAATAGATGTAAACTTTAGAAATTATTACGGTTCAACAGCTTTGTATTATGCTTCCGCAAAAGGACAAATTAAAGTTGTGAGATATTTAGTAGAAAAAGCCAAAGCTGATATTAACACTAAAAATAACCTCGGTTTAACACCTCTGCATTATGCTTGTGAAAAAGGACAAATTAAAGTTGTGAGATATTTAGTAGAAAAAGCCAAAGCTGATATTAACGCCAAAAGCAACACCGGTTTAACACCTCTGCATTATGCTTGTGAAGAAGGAGCTATTGAAGTTGTAATATATTTAGTTGAAGAAGCCAAAACTACTGCTTATGATCAAATTCTAAACGATTCAACAAGTTTATATTATGCCTCCATAGGAGGTAACCATGCGGTAGTGAGATATTTAATAGAAGAAGTTGGAATATATATTAATGCTCTTGACAAAAATGGAGAAACAGTACTAGAAAAGCTTGAAAATAGAGATATCCTAAATTACTCGGGTAGACTTAAATCCTACAACCTTCTTAAAAGCGCTGATATTGGACAAAAACTTTTTGCTCAATCAGAGCTCACAAAAGAAGAACAAGTCTTTATAGCTTCCGATGATTATACCCCAACATACTTTAATAATCTTAAAAGTAAATCTATAGCAGAAAAGAAATTTCTTATGGTGGAAACGTCTGTAGAAGAAGATGATTTTTTAAACTCTGAAAGCTATAATCTAAAATTTTCAGAAAGACATCAGCAAATTAGTAAGGCAGTAAAAGCTCTTGGAGAACATCTTAAGGTGGCAAAAACAGAAGGAGAATATAAATGGAACTCAGAAGAAAGAATACTAGAGGGTGAAGTTTTACAAATTGAACCTCAAAGCCTAAAAGGATTCGATATTCCAAAAGACGCAACAAATGTTATAGCTAGTTTTTTAAAAACAGGGGACACTGAAAAAATTTCTCTACTTTCTTATTCAATAGCTAAAGATTTAGGAAAGATTGAACAAAGGTTACCCCCTTTAGAAATAGGACTCTTGCCTCAAGATATTATAGATATAGGAACAATTGACTTAAATACAGAATTATTATCACCATGGGCTTGGTTTACAATAGGATATACTGCGGGAAGTTTTGCTATTAATCCTGGCCTTAGATGCGTAGATAATTATATGGATGAGCAGGCATTAAACAGAAGCTGCAGCGAATATTATAAAGATGTTTTATCTATTGATAATTTATTTTCCACAGCTGCTTCTTACGTTGGAAACTATATCGCTTCTGCTCTTTCACTGAGGTCTATTCATGGCATTAACATTCAAGATATGTATATTTATCATCATTATCCTACAATGCTAGGACTTGCCGTTGCTAGCGTTCCTGTTTTATTAGAGGTAGTTTTGTAA
- a CDS encoding ankyrin repeat domain-containing protein — protein MLKEFFKAAREGKLEDMKVMVENGFDPHQASHDQRDALYYAITGGHIDVIEWLVIEQELDINHANIYGEIGLHVAAIERNYDVMRWMLEHGAMAEVGDNFGISPLQRAARVNVEMVDLLLSFGADINHVDNDGLTALHYSMLRGVDEDMMNHLVIRGADIYDLHGEVIFSQEYLEGSREYNVLHNIYILNQLPNYVESYINF, from the coding sequence ATGTTAAAAGAGTTCTTCAAAGCCGCAAGAGAAGGAAAATTAGAGGATATGAAGGTCATGGTGGAGAATGGATTTGATCCCCATCAAGCATCTCATGATCAAAGGGATGCGTTGTATTATGCTATTACAGGTGGACATATTGATGTTATAGAATGGCTGGTAATAGAGCAAGAACTTGATATTAATCATGCTAACATCTATGGAGAGATAGGTCTTCATGTGGCTGCTATTGAAAGAAATTACGATGTTATGAGATGGATGTTAGAGCATGGGGCTATGGCTGAGGTAGGAGATAATTTTGGTATATCTCCTTTACAGAGAGCAGCCAGAGTTAATGTGGAAATGGTTGATTTATTATTGTCGTTTGGCGCTGACATTAATCATGTGGATAATGATGGACTAACAGCATTGCATTATTCAATGCTAAGAGGAGTTGATGAAGATATGATGAATCATTTAGTAATTCGTGGTGCGGATATCTATGATCTTCATGGTGAGGTTATATTTAGTCAGGAGTATTTAGAAGGTTCAAGGGAGTATAATGTATTACATAATATTTATATCTTAAATCAATTACCAAATTATGTAGAGTCTTATATTAACTTTTAA
- a CDS encoding tRNA-binding protein, translated as MSIISYEEFERVDLRSGTIVKTEKFPRAKKPAFKIWADFGPQIGILQTSAQVTINYSLDSLIGKSIIACVNLGEKNIAGFLSQFLLLGFTDDNGAICLASSDPKAPNGQKLC; from the coding sequence ATGAGCATAATAAGTTATGAAGAATTTGAGCGTGTAGATTTACGCTCTGGAACTATAGTGAAAACCGAAAAGTTTCCTAGAGCAAAAAAACCAGCATTTAAAATATGGGCAGATTTTGGCCCCCAAATAGGCATATTACAAACCTCAGCACAAGTAACTATTAATTATAGTTTGGACTCGCTAATAGGAAAATCTATTATTGCTTGCGTAAACTTAGGCGAAAAAAACATTGCTGGATTTTTATCTCAATTCCTACTACTGGGATTTACTGATGACAACGGCGCAATCTGCTTAGCATCAAGTGATCCAAAAGCACCAAATGGACAAAAACTCTGTTGA
- the lipB gene encoding lipoyl(octanoyl) transferase LipB — MTIEWKISTKPIEYQEAINFMEQRIYQIHQEKASELVWFLEHPPIYTGGSSAESKDLFNSLNLPVYQTGRGGQYTYHGPGQRVVYLMLDLRKREEDLRKYVANLEDWIIASLAEIGLSSEKREGRIGIWTIDKQNKEAKIAAIGIRVRKWITYHGIAINVNPNLEHYSGIIPCGIKEFGVTSLNELGYNISYQKLDSILKSKFSEFF, encoded by the coding sequence ATGACAATAGAATGGAAAATATCCACAAAGCCAATTGAATATCAAGAAGCTATAAACTTCATGGAACAGCGCATTTACCAAATCCATCAAGAAAAAGCATCTGAGCTGGTTTGGTTTTTAGAACATCCTCCCATTTACACTGGAGGAAGCAGCGCTGAATCTAAAGATTTATTTAATTCTCTAAATCTTCCAGTCTATCAAACAGGCAGAGGTGGACAATACACCTATCATGGCCCAGGCCAGAGAGTAGTCTATTTAATGTTAGACTTAAGAAAAAGAGAAGAAGATTTAAGAAAATATGTTGCAAATCTAGAAGACTGGATAATAGCTAGTCTTGCTGAAATTGGTTTATCCTCTGAAAAAAGAGAGGGTCGCATAGGAATCTGGACCATTGATAAACAAAACAAAGAAGCTAAAATAGCAGCCATTGGAATTAGGGTCAGAAAATGGATCACTTATCATGGTATCGCAATTAACGTTAACCCCAATCTTGAACATTATAGCGGAATAATTCCTTGCGGTATCAAGGAATTTGGCGTAACCTCTTTAAATGAACTGGGATATAATATATCTTATCAAAAATTAGATAGCATATTAAAGAGTAAATTTAGTGAGTTCTTCTAA